The Arthrobacter sp. Marseille-P9274 genome has a window encoding:
- a CDS encoding BrnT family toxin, with amino-acid sequence MEIEFDPAKDEANIAKHGLSLQAAERFDWDTAFEREDDRFDYGEVRFVALGMIGDRLHVLVFTEGSHDDAIRAISLRPAEKHEARFYYGQV; translated from the coding sequence ATGGAAATCGAGTTCGACCCGGCCAAGGATGAAGCCAATATCGCTAAGCATGGCCTATCCTTACAGGCTGCGGAACGGTTCGATTGGGACACGGCGTTTGAGCGCGAGGATGATCGCTTCGATTATGGAGAGGTCCGCTTCGTCGCCCTGGGCATGATCGGTGATCGCCTGCACGTGCTGGTGTTCACCGAGGGCTCTCATGACGATGCGATCCGCGCTATCAGCCTGCGTCCGGCAGAAAAGCACGAAGCGAGGTTCTATTATGGCCAAGTTTGA
- a CDS encoding BrnA antitoxin family protein encodes MAKFDPEIHDDNPPMDAAFMAGMKPSRRGRPKSEDPKVEVKIRLDAKTVEHLRDSGPGWQTRVNTLLGQLVATGQI; translated from the coding sequence ATGGCCAAGTTTGACCCTGAAATTCACGACGACAACCCGCCGATGGATGCCGCCTTCATGGCCGGGATGAAGCCGTCCCGGCGTGGGCGTCCCAAGTCGGAAGACCCCAAGGTCGAGGTAAAAATCCGCTTGGATGCAAAGACGGTGGAGCATCTGCGCGACAGCGGCCCCGGGTGGCAGACCCGTGTAAACACCCTGCTCGGCCAGCTTGTGGCGACGGGGCAAATCTGA
- a CDS encoding transcriptional regulator, with protein MDRTQARESFKAEALASWAEYRETGLHLTGEEVARWLDSWGTAGEGECPPCHLRETERP; from the coding sequence GTGGACCGCACGCAAGCCCGCGAGAGCTTCAAGGCCGAAGCCCTCGCCTCATGGGCCGAATATCGGGAAACCGGGCTGCACCTGACCGGCGAGGAAGTAGCCCGCTGGCTCGATAGCTGGGGCACTGCTGGCGAGGGCGAATGTCCGCCCTGCCATCTGCGCGAAACCGAACGCCCCTGA
- a CDS encoding replication initiation protein — MEQIAVSSAALALRAEKPLTPAMISALWEITAVLDEERTPANVPNAVWLNIPTARLRGPDARQDNVWLRECLDRMTGLKLSGQHRGDEWGAVLVAEWHITEGGSQARILIPPAGVHALRSPGNFVKIETTAAHRLPPHARRLYALLADRKRQREPYAQWSIDNLRGLLGVDDKRSYDRWQALKVRVLDPALDAINDFGTVDVTMTPKKVGRSVVAVRFDWRWKDPLDAADTVAENERHSAARRKDPPDSPDAPPLMETEPDPVVREGMAKLLGSLGDKLRNADDGDI; from the coding sequence ATGGAGCAAATCGCTGTGTCATCTGCTGCCTTAGCCCTGCGTGCTGAAAAGCCACTAACCCCGGCAATGATCTCAGCCCTGTGGGAGATTACGGCGGTCCTTGATGAGGAACGGACACCAGCCAACGTACCCAACGCAGTTTGGCTCAATATCCCTACCGCTCGTTTGCGCGGCCCGGATGCGCGTCAGGATAATGTCTGGCTTCGTGAGTGTCTCGACCGCATGACCGGCCTAAAACTAAGCGGGCAGCACCGGGGCGACGAATGGGGCGCGGTACTGGTGGCCGAATGGCACATCACTGAAGGCGGATCACAAGCCCGCATCCTGATCCCGCCCGCAGGTGTTCATGCTTTGCGTAGCCCCGGCAATTTCGTGAAGATCGAGACGACAGCGGCGCACCGGCTCCCTCCTCACGCCCGCCGCCTTTATGCCCTTCTGGCTGATCGCAAACGCCAGCGCGAACCCTATGCCCAGTGGAGCATCGACAATCTGCGTGGCCTGCTCGGTGTAGATGATAAGCGGTCCTATGACCGCTGGCAGGCGTTAAAAGTGCGCGTCCTCGATCCCGCGCTTGATGCAATCAACGATTTCGGGACGGTGGACGTCACCATGACGCCTAAAAAGGTGGGCCGCTCGGTAGTGGCCGTTCGCTTTGATTGGCGCTGGAAAGACCCGTTAGACGCCGCTGACACGGTAGCCGAGAACGAGCGCCATAGCGCCGCTCGCCGCAAAGACCCACCAGACTCCCCCGATGCGCCGCCGCTAATGGAAACGGAACCTGACCCGGTGGTACGTGAAGGGATGGCGAAACTACTGGGCAGCTTGGGCGACAAGCTGCGTAACGCAGATGATGGTGACATTTGA
- a CDS encoding type IV secretory system conjugative DNA transfer family protein: protein MQAPTRNLARTARANPMWALLGVLLAPFRFARHLIVVVLFAMVLFAALFLLLMLAIWYFELDKNGALAQLAFIGIDLAVPLVMVWMFVLPLLRRFDYADSGDTHGSARFATASEANALNDDHGLLIGRDLKTGKPMRYAGPAHLLTIAPTRTGKGVGTIIPNLLEYPFAAVCIDPKGENARIAARQRGKFGAVHVLDPFGVTGLVSAAFNPLSSIDPHGLDLADDCMTLADALVHDAPGEAGEAHWNEEAKALIAGILLHVVTTEPPATRTLETLRDRLTLAPAALTAQLAAMQAQGGGRLRERAKSYAKALANDILR, encoded by the coding sequence TTGCAAGCACCTACACGTAACCTTGCCCGCACCGCCCGCGCCAACCCGATGTGGGCGCTGCTCGGCGTGCTGCTCGCCCCCTTCCGGTTCGCCCGCCACCTCATCGTCGTGGTCCTGTTCGCGATGGTGCTGTTCGCCGCGCTGTTCCTCCTGCTGATGCTGGCTATCTGGTATTTCGAGCTCGACAAGAACGGCGCGCTCGCCCAACTCGCCTTTATCGGCATCGACCTTGCCGTGCCGCTGGTCATGGTCTGGATGTTCGTCCTGCCCCTGCTCCGCCGGTTCGACTATGCCGATTCCGGCGACACGCACGGCTCGGCCCGCTTCGCCACCGCCAGCGAGGCGAACGCCCTCAACGACGATCACGGGCTGCTGATCGGCCGCGACCTGAAGACGGGCAAGCCGATGCGCTATGCCGGTCCCGCGCATCTGCTGACGATCGCGCCCACCCGCACCGGCAAGGGCGTCGGCACGATCATCCCCAACCTGCTCGAATATCCGTTCGCGGCCGTCTGCATCGACCCCAAGGGCGAGAACGCCCGCATCGCCGCGCGCCAGCGCGGCAAGTTCGGCGCGGTTCATGTCCTCGATCCGTTCGGCGTCACCGGCCTCGTCTCGGCTGCGTTCAACCCGCTCTCGTCGATCGACCCGCACGGCCTCGATCTCGCCGACGATTGCATGACGCTCGCCGACGCCCTGGTCCACGACGCGCCCGGTGAAGCCGGCGAGGCGCATTGGAACGAGGAAGCCAAGGCGCTGATCGCGGGCATCCTGCTCCACGTCGTCACCACTGAACCGCCCGCCACCCGCACCCTGGAAACGCTGCGCGACCGGCTGACGCTCGCCCCTGCTGCATTGACGGCGCAGCTCGCGGCGATGCAGGCGCAAGGTGGGGGTCGTTTGCGGGAGAGGGCGAAATCCTACGCTAAGGCTTTGGCCAACGATATTCTCCGGTAA